atctgtgggagaacttatctgtgagtatatacgttagttcctttgtgttccaagaccagtccagcctgtcctTAATTGTGGGTCCTCCCCAAGTATGTTTTGAAGTGAATGACTTCTACTTCCACTCCACTCCTCTgagtagtgaccagacatagaggtcctttggtgtggcaaaagtcaataagcagttccttggttttgcttttAAGTTCTCTTTgcaataaaacctttttttttttttttttcccccacttcatatacactgcctggccaaaaaaaagtctccacctggatttaactaagcaaatagATACGAGCCTTCTATTGGATAATTACTGCATGGGCGATtatctttcagctggcaacacgttatttaaccccaactggtgcaatgagttgcttctcatttcttaaacCACCATGTCGAAAGACACTTCTCACAGTCGTGGAAAAGATGTTAGTCTGTTTGAGAAGGGTTGAATCATTGGCATGCATTaagcagagaaaacatctaaggagattacagaaactactaaaattgggttaagaactgtccaacgcattattaaaaactggaaggatagtGGGGACCCATCGTCTTCGAGGATGAAATGTGGccggaaaaaaatcctgaatgatcgtgATTAGCGATCACTTAAACGTTTGGTGAAATCAAATCGAAGAAAAACAGTTGAACTCAGGTctatgtttaatagtgaaagtaagagCATTTCCACATGCATAATGCGAAGGGAACTCAAGGGATTGGGATTGAACAGCTGTGTAGCCCTAAGAAAACCACTAATCAGTGAGGCAATCCGGGGGGGAAAAAAGGCTTCAATTCACTAGGGAGCATAtagattggactctggagcaatggaagaagatcatgtggtctgatgagtccagatttaccttgttccagagtgatgggcgcatCAGGGTAAGAAGAGGTTTAGATGAAATGATGCACCCATCATGCCTAGTGCCTACTGTACAAGCCTGTGGGAGCAGTGCTATGATGTGGGGTTGGTCAGGTCTCGGTTCAGCAACAGTATGTGCTCCAAGAAGGAGGTCAGCTGActacctgaatatactgaatgaccaggttattccatcaatggattttttaCTTCCCTGATGGCACGggcatattccaagatgacaatgccaggattcatcaggctcaaattgtgaaagagtgtttcagggagcatgagacatcattttcacacatgtattggccaccacagagtccagaccttaaccccattgagaatctttgggatgtgctggagaagGCTTTGTGCAGCGGTCAGACACTACCATCATCAATGCAAGATCTTggtgaaaaatgaatgcaacacTGGATGGGACTAAATCTTGTGACATTGCAGAAGCTTATCGAAACAATTCACCGGGAACGCGTGCCGTAATCGAAGCTAAAGGCGGTCCAACGAAATATTagagtgacttttttttttttttggtcaggcaGTGTATTTGTACACAATTTGAGAGGTTAATCGTTCTTTTTATAGgttaaaagaaaatggcagaaaatggTTCACAGGAGATGACTGCACTTGAGAAGAAGATCACTGAACAGATAGAGGTAACGTGTTAAAACTTAGTAAATGGAAATACAAGATTTTTGAAAAGGGGAATGTGTTAATGTgcatgctttaattttttttttttagtattattttggTGATCATAATCTTCCTAAAGACAAATTCTTGAAAGAACAAATTCAGCTGGATGATGGCTGGGTGCCCCTGGAAATCATGATTAAGTTTAACAGGTATGGTAGAACTTGCCATTAAGTTATTTCAGCCTGGGATGTTTGAACTGtgcttataaatttttttttttttttaggctaaATCGGTTAACTACTGACTTTAACGTAATTGTTGACTCGCTGAAAAAGTCTACAACAGGCCTTGTAGAAGTCAGTGAAGATAAAACAAAGATCAGACGGTCACCAGATAAGCCTTTGCCTGAAATCAACGATCAGTATAAGGATGACCTTAAAAACAGATCAGTCTATGTTGTAAGTAGCCTGTTTAATATCTGCatgctcttttaaaaaaaaatacaatgttagaaaatgtacaatTTATCGCAGCCTTTCAAATCGGACATTGAGGTGACATTGCCTTCTTATGGATTCAACATGCTCGATTAAAATCGGTGTGTATAAGGCCTCTCTTCTATATCACCAAAAAAATTTACGGGTTATGCTAAAACACCAAATTGGCCCTGAGTGAATGAGTCGACCCTAAAATGGACAGAACACCTAGACTTCATGACCCTTTGAGAATTACTCTTtccaaaaaatttcaaaattaagtaTAATTGCATTCTTTTCTGATTgtttaaatgtcaaatgtatGAATATGAGTAACTTAATGTATCTTTTATTCtaatttcagaaaggttttccaaCTGATATAACTCTTGATGAACTGAAAGAATGGTTTGCTGGAAAGGGAACAGTTGAGAACATTCAGATGAGAAGGAATCTACAACGTCAGTTCAAGGTAACATCTAAGAATGATTAGCTTATGTTGAATATACTTCcagctttgtgccctgtgcttgctgggaaagGCTTCAGCCAACCACAACCCTGTTTAGGTTAAAGGAGGCTTAGAAAATGATACAGTGATTCCCTCTCTATCGCGCTTCgtctttcgcggcttcactctatcgcggattttaaatgtaagcatatctaaatttatatcacagatttttcgctggttcgccgacttcttgcggacaatgtgtcttttaatgtatggtacgtgcttcctcagtttgtttgcccagttgatttcatacaagggacgctattggcggatggcttagaagctacccaatcggagcgtgtattacatattaactaactTTTCTatatctctcactctctctgcctgacggagggggtgtgagcagaggggctgtttgcctagaggatacggacgctcctctaaaaaatgcagctttatcgcggtgcttcggcatacttaaaaacccaaaagcacgtattgattttttgattgtttgcttttcttagctctCTCTCTCgaaattatctgctcctgacgcgcgcactcctttgaagagaagatgtatttgcattcttttaattgtgagaaagaactgtcctCTCTGtctagtcaaaagtttaaattgtgctccatgacaaaagggtgttatttcatgtctagagggctttaataatgttaacagtgtgggagagtttctaagggcttaaaatatataaaaataaccatacacatacaccaatatacattaataaatcgttctttaagcaattagattcaacaataacctcatttatttggaattctaaacatccacgcatcaaaagagcgaccctacaaagacaaaaggcagaaggtggcatggctctacctaacttccagttttattactgggcggcaaatatacagtcgataagaacctggacacaaatagaagaacatacacaggcatggaccgcaatagaagtaaaatcctgtagtacttctttgtattccttgctttgtgctccaataaacacacgttatcggcaatacactaataacccaattgtgctccactcacttagaatctggaaccaatgtagaaagcattttaagacggagaagcttctttctgtggcacccctgcaaaagaaccacctctttcaaccctcacaaacatatgcagttcttaatatctggaaaaatttggaattaacttgcttagagatctttatatagacaacgtctttgcatcctatgaacaattacattccaaatttaacattccagctacaaatttctttcactatcttcaaatcaggaactttgttaaacagaaccttccagattttcctcatcttgcaccctcatccacgctgcaaaaattattgctcaatttcaaggagttaagactccatctctacaatatataaaatccttttacaatcccttcctttcaaagatccaagaggacactgggaaaatgatctctcaattaatatatcagaaaaggagtggaaagtagcaatgcagagaattcactcaagctccatatcataaagcatacaattatacaactcaaattatatatcgagcacatctgtctcgactaaaactctccaaaatgtttccagggcatgatccaacctgcgaacgttgcaaccaagccccagcctcactaggtcacatgttctgggcctgctccaaattaacattattctggacaaaaatttttaattacctctcagacagtcttggactcacaatccctcctaacccattaccgctgtgtttggggttcttccagcggggattaaagtggagaaagacaaacaaattgtgattgcattcactacactgttggcacgcagactcattctgataaactggaagaacccaaactctcctcttttaagtcagtgggaaactgatgtgttatattatttaaaattggaaaaaatcaaatactcagaggatctgtgcagacttttttcaaaacatggcaggatctaatcagtaatattttaaaataagtttataaagcacagagaatttgttgatttaggtatttttacaagccttaaattttacaccgtttggcttgctctctctctcaagggtggggatcgatctgttcttagcataattcttttttttttgtaaaaacttgatctgctatgtattgattgtaataaaattaataaataaaaaaaaaaaataaaaaataaccatacaaacatatggtttctacttcacagattttcatctatcggttgtctggaacgcaacccccgcaatcgaggagggattactgtactgtgttATCATTgagttaactttattttttttcccctccctgTTTCAGGGATCTGTGTTTGTTGTGTTTGACAGTAATGAATCGGCCAAAATATTTGTGGAGACCCCAGACTTAAAGTACAAGGACACAGATATGGTTATATATTTAAAGTGAGTAAACTACTATCTTGGGGGAATTTGCATGTTTGGTTTTATTGTTGTTAACCTATATGTTAGaccattattttgtacattacattcataatggttaaaTCTACAGTTATACATAAAACAGAATTGGGTGGCTTTTAGTTCATATGCAATTGGTTTAAAGTGGCTAGTATTTTGCATACTATAATAGACAAATATTGCAAGTCACAAAAAAACCTACACACCCAAACCATTCAGTTGTCTGGACAACATTTTGAGAAACACTTGAGTTTGGGTCAGCCAAACTGAATAacggatgtcacttcccacattaaaggaactggAGTCTCCTAAAGAAAAAGATCCTGCTCCGCCTTTTCTTGTatagtttttgtgttttgggacCAGTCCtgaattttgagattaaagatgTTGTTGCAAATTgcttttgtaaaaatttaaagaGCAAGCTAAACACTATTGACCACAAAAATCCATTGCTGTCTGAGCAGGTGGTTGGGAGAGTTGTGGTGGAAgtggggtatgtgtgtgtgtgtgtgtgtgtgtgtgtgtggcgagTTTTTTGGTAGGGTCTTAATTGCCCGACTGGGCTGGGACACCCCATTCTAAAGGCCATTCATGTAGTGGTTAACCATAAATTACATGAATGACCCTTTGAGACTCCATGCTAATGCATAGAGTGCAAATAAATTGCACACAGAGATTATGGCAAGCTAAAGTCCTCTTTGCTGTTACCTACCCTAATCTGTCTGGGCTCACTGATTATCCGAATATACAAATCTGTCATCCTTGTATCATTAAAAATCTGGAAGGGCTTTATACACTCTCAGGAACACGCAAGTCAAATTCACCATTCACGCAACCGTTCCAACTGCACACTCCACATTGATCCAGACTCTACCAGCATAACTGTTTTGTTTCTTCCTCTGCAGTGCAGCTGTAACCCATAAACACAGAATGAACTTgctgtttttcttctgtttgtgataGAAATGACTACTTTGCTAAAAAAGCAGAAGACAGAAAACATCATAGAGCAGAGGCAAAAGCCAAAGCAAAGCAGTAAGTATTGTCTGATGTGTTCAGTCATTTGGACGTTTGTGCTGGGGTCATCTAGTAAAGTGTAAAAGTCTACCATTTATATAGCTTCTAAATATGTAAACTTTATTTCATTTCCTCCTAGTGAGAAGGAGGAAAAGCAAAAACAAGCAGAAGAGGAAGAGATGGTAAGACTTCATTAAACTGATTCTTTTAACAGTTTGTTTGTGCTTCCCCTTTTTTAATCCTCATTTTTGAAGGTATCAGGGGGGAAAAAAGGCTTTTGTTAGTATGTTTAGGAAAATACTAACGACGGTTTGATCAGCTGTTGATCTAAATGGGCTGATTTCACTACAAAAGATGTCATTGGTAAATTGGCTCCAGTGTCTACTTTTCAAAGCTTTACGATAATCTAGTTGTACTCCTTTATGTGAGAGATTAATGGTagttcagctttttttttatGGTATGTAGAGGGGAGCAAGGCAGGCTTTACCAGAGAGAGAATACCAGAATATTAGccttttatattaaagaaaatggaataataaactgggaaaaagaaatcaaagtaGTTGTCCTGTGCATCTAGACACacggcaagaaaagctactttaatgattTTTTCCTCCTTTAAAACCGACACTGCTTGTGTTTGGTATGTGAGTTTGTGTTTAG
This portion of the Polypterus senegalus isolate Bchr_013 chromosome 6, ASM1683550v1, whole genome shotgun sequence genome encodes:
- the ssb gene encoding lupus La protein codes for the protein MAENGSQEMTALEKKITEQIEYYFGDHNLPKDKFLKEQIQLDDGWVPLEIMIKFNRLNRLTTDFNVIVDSLKKSTTGLVEVSEDKTKIRRSPDKPLPEINDQYKDDLKNRSVYVKGFPTDITLDELKEWFAGKGTVENIQMRRNLQRQFKGSVFVVFDSNESAKIFVETPDLKYKDTDMVIYLKNDYFAKKAEDRKHHRAEAKAKAKHEKEEKQKQAEEEEMKSLNDQSGCLLKFSGELEDQTSREDFHALFGSHASIKWIDFTRGAKEGTILFKSNAKEALEKAKEANGGTLKVKNKDVVWEVLEGEIEKQTLKKMIEDQQETFNKKKGKGGRKSGGKGRGGKRDRNASKQSKVQFQGKKTTFDSEEEDEEEEEEAAAENEPEPTSPKKRSLEGVTAEEAGEPKTKQMKTENGSENE